AAACTCGCTGGGTGCATGAGGTTTACCATCATAGACATATTGGCCATTTTTGTAAAATTCACTAGCAGCCACATCTAAAGCTAAAGCTACTTCTTCACCAGGTTTGTAACCAGCTTGTTTAATCGCATCTACCAGTAAATCTAAAGCCACTTGATTAGATTCTAGATTAGGTGCAAAACCACCTTCATCACCCACACCTGTCAGCAAACCTTTATCATCTAAGACTTTGCTGAGAGTGGCAAACACTTCTGCACCCCAACGCAAAGCTTCTTTGAAAGAAGGAGCGCCAATAGGAACAATCATGAACTCTTGAAAGTCAACGTTATTAGACGCGTGCGCGCCACCGTTGATCACATTCATTAAGGGGACTGGCAATAAATTCGCCAAAGGGCCACCTAAATAACGGTAGAGGGGAATTTCTAAAGACTCTGCACCGGCTTTTGCAGCCGCCAGGGAAATCCCCAAAATGGCATTTGCTCCCAAATTCGCTTTATTGGGTGAACCATCGAGGGAAATCATTAATCTGTCTAGGGCTTCTTGGTTGAGAGCATCCAAACCTAGTAATTTGGGAGCTAGTACCTCATTGACATTCTGGACTGCCTTGAGTACGCCTTTGCCACCATAACGGCTTTTATCGCCATCACGCAATTCATGAGCCTCAAATGTGCCTGTAGAAGCCCCGCTGGGAACTTGTGCTACTCCGATAGCGCCGTTAGCCAAATGTACTTCGGCTTCAACTGTGGGTTTTCCCCGTGAGTCGAGGATTTCGCGGGCGACAATGGCTTCAATAGCTGTATCTAGAAATTTCGTCATTCTTGGTTCGTCCTTGTTTTGTGAATGTATTGGGTTGAACTTTTACATATTCATAACCCAATCGCTAGTTTATGTGTTTCTGGGGGAAAATCGGCTGACATTAAAGAAGATTTCCAATCGTGAAGGGTGATAATGCTCGCTGAGTATGGAAAGAAACATGGAATTTGTCTAAATCAGGATGCTCAGGATTATATAAGGATGTACAGGATTATTTATTGATCATTTACTGATTTTGAATATATGAATTGCCATTTTTAATATTTATGGTTTTTGCGTCTCTTTTATGGAGAATTAATACTAAAGTGCCAGTTTAATAAACTACGTAATCTGAAATTACTAAAGTTGCGAAAACCATATCCAAGTCGTTTAATGAGTTTGAGTTTATTATTAATTCCTTCTACAGTACCACTCGTAGTTCTGCCATCAAAATAACCGACTACTTCACCAAACCATCTAATCATTGTTCCGTAATTATTAAAAATTATAAATTAACTGACATTTCTCATTTTTTCGGCGATTCCTAAGTATCTTTACGCATATAAACATAATATACATTCTAAGTACCATCCCAGTCTTACTGATTTGAAAGCAGCGATCTCAAACTGTATTTTCAGTGTCAAAACTGATAAGAGAGAAAAGCTAGATGGTTTATTAACTCTCAATTTTCAGGTTTTTAGAAAGTCCCAGTTTTTATCCGTGAATATACTAAATAAGTATATCTGCCACTACATTTAATTAATTGTGAAAATTTCGTAAAGTGGTAATAATACTATAGACAATTATTTTTTATTATTATACATTCAGATTAAAGGAATTAATCAGGTGATAGACCTAACCTAATATTATGCCTTCTTCCTTAACAGTTATTAATTATACAAGTGGCATCTCTAACGATGGTAGTCCCACTCCTACACTTACATTTGGCAATGACAATTATCTCATCAATGCTACAGGTGGTAGTTACGGCATATTTAACAATGGCACTATTCAATTTGGCCATGGTAACAATAGTATAACTGCTACAGGTAGTAGCTACGGCATACTTAACAATGACACTATTAAATTCGGCAATGGTAACAATAGTATTACTGCTACAGGTGGTAGCAACAGCATTGATAACAATGGCACTATTCAATTCGGCAATGGTAACAATAGTATAACTGCTACAGGTGGTATTTACGGCATTTATAACAGGACGACTGGCACTATTGACCTCGGCGGTGGTACTAATAACATCACTGCGAGAGGTAGTAGTTACGGCATTGAGAACTTTGGTACTATTAAATCCGGCAGTGGTAACGATAGTATAACTGCTACAGGTAGTAGTTACGGCATTGAGAACTATGGCACTATTGACCTCGGCATTGGTAACAATAGTATCACTGCTACAGGTGGTAGCAACACCATTGATAACTATGGCACTATTAAATCCGGCACTGGTAACGATAGTATAACTGCTACAGGTGGTAGTTACGGCATTTATAACAGGAGGACTGGCAATACTGACCTCGGAGATGGTACTAATAACATCACTGCAATAGGTAGTATTGACGGCATTGAGAACTTTGGTACTATTAAATCCGGCAGTGGTAACGATAGTATAACTGCTACAGGTGCTACTTACGGCATTGAGAACTATGGCAATATTGACCTCGGCGATGGTACCAATAACATTACTACTACAGGTAGTCTTTACAGCATTGAGAACTATGGTACTATTAAATCCGGCATTGGTGACGATAGTATAACTGCTACAGGTGGTAGTTACGGCATTGATAACTATGGCACTATTGACTTCGGAAATGGTACTAATAACATCACTACGACAGGTAGTAGTTACGGCATTGAGAACTATGGTACTATTAAGTCCGGCATTGGTAACGATAGTATAACTGCTACAGGTGGTACTTACGGCATTGAGAACTATCGCACTATTGACCTCGGAGATGGTACTAATAACATCACTGTGACAGGCGGTAGTTACAGCATCTTGAACAGCACCAGCACCACTACTAAATCTTCAAATAGTAGCTCTAATAACATCACTACCAAAGGTTGCGACGACAAGGAGAAGAGCCGGAATAGTCAATCTTTAAATAGTAGATATGACAAAGATTGTGACGACAAGGAGAAGAGCCGGAATAGTCAATCTTTAAATAGTAGATATGACAAAGATTGTGACGACAAGGAGAAGAGCCGGAATAGTCAATCTTTAAATAGTAGATATGACAAAGATTGTGACGACAAGGAGAAGAGCCGGAATAGTCAATCTTTAAATAGTAGATATGACAAAGATTGTGACGACAAGGAGAAGAGCCGGAATAGTCAATCTTTAAATAGTAGATATGACAAAGATTGTGACGACAAGGAGAAGAGCCGGAATAGTCAATCTTTAAATAGTAGATATGACAAAGATTGTGACGACAAGGAGAAGAGCCGGAATAGTCAATCTTTAAATGGTAGCTCTAATAACGTAACCACTACTACTGTTACTACTGTTACTACTGTTACTAATACAGGCAATGCTTTTGGCATTGAGAACTATGGTACTATTCAATCCGGCAGTGGTAACGATAGTATAACTGCTAGAGGTGGTCTTTATGGGATTGATAACTATGGCACTATTGACCTTGGCAATGGTAACAATAACATCAATGCGACAGGTGGTAGTTACAGCATCTTGAACATCAGCACTACTCAATCTTCAAATAGTGTTTTTAATAACACATCTAGCAGCGATTGTGACGACAAGAAGAAGAGCGGGAATAGTCAATCTTTAAATGGTAGATATGACAAAGATTGTGACGACAAGAAGAAGAGCCGGAATAGTCAATCTTTAAATGGTAGATATGACAAAGATTGTGACGACAACGAGAAGAGCCGGAATAGTCAATCTTTAAATGGTAGATATGACAAAGATTGTGATGACAACGAGAAGAGCCGGAATAGTCAATCTTTAAATGGTAGATATGACAAAGATTGTGATGACAACGAGAAGAGCGGGAATAGTCAATCTTTAAATGGTAGCTCTAATAATGTGACCACTACTAACGTTACTACTATTACTACTACAGGTAATGCTATTGGTATCCAGAACGATGGGACTATTAAATCCGGCAGTGGTAACGATAGTATAACTGCGATAGGTGGTCTTTATGGCATCTTGAATAGCGGCACTATTGACCATAGCGGCACTATTGACCTTGGCAGTGGTAACGATAGTATAACTGCTATAGGTGGTGTTTACGGCATCTTGAATAATGGCACTATTAACCTCGGTGATGGTAACGATAGTATAACTGCTATAGGTGGATTTTTCGGTAATGGTTATGTTCTTCTAGGAACTGGTGATGATACTGTATCTGGTTTTGGTACGGGATACTTTGTTGGTGGACAAGGTGTAAACACCCTAATATTATCTAGTGGTAGCTATACTCTTGGTTCTACAACTGTTAATAATGAGAATTTTGTGACAATTACACAAGGTGCTACGACTATGAATATAAATGGTTTTACTAACTTAATGGTTGGAAACCAATCCTATTCTTTTAGTAGTCTATCTAGCGCTCAAGTAATAACTGCGTAGGATAAATTTTTTGGGTGCGGCTCTTTTAGGAAGACAAAGAGGAGGTTAAACAACCATTGCTATTAGCGGTGGAGTAGTAGAAGAACGAGCTTGAGTGACACCTTCAAGCAAAAGCTCAAATTGTGACCTTGCGAAGTATAGATGATGTCATTGACGTTATATCGTCTTTTGAAAAGAGCCGCACCCTTTTGAAATAGCACTTTCCCATCATTCAGGATCAATCAAACGTAGTTTTTCACTCTCCCCCCAGTTTCGAGAGTTTGTAGGGTAGGTAGAAGTAGGGGTATGCATGATATGGTAATGTAAAAAAATCCGCAATGTAATTGAAGCCAAGAGGGAATGAACAGTTTAGCTTACTGCTCGATTTTAAGTGTGATTGAAACTTGTCGTCTTAGAAAAATTGACCCTTGGGATTATATTGCGATGGTTCTTACCCAGGCTCGTAGAGGTATAAAACATCCTCCTATCCCCGTTGCTTCTTAATTCCTTTTTACTGGGGGAGTGTGAACAGTTACCATAAGTTGCCATTTTTCATATTTATGTACAAAATCCTGTAAATCCTCACATCCTGGAATTTGTCTGAATCAGGATATCCAGGATTAAAGGATTAACAGGATTATTTATTGATACTTTGCTTGTTGTGAATACATAAGTTGCTATTTTTAATATTTATGTACAAAATCTTGAAAATCCTCACATCCTGTAAATCCTGATATGGCCACGCTACGCTACGCTATCAGACAGATATTTCTACATTCGTATATGTTATAATTTTAAAAAAATGGCAAAGATGATTTATGAATACAGTAGAAATTCGTCAACAAATTCAAGAATATGTTGATCAACTGTCACCAGAAAGATTATTGGTGGCTGCTGATTTTTTGGCGTATTTGGCAGATAGAGAAGATAATGATGCCACTGAAGATTTATTGAAAATTCCAGGATTTAAAGAAGATTTTGCTAAAGCGAAAGAAAATGTTAAAGAAGGTAAGGTGATTTCTATTGAGCAACTTAAACGAAAATATTAACTATACGGTTGTTATTGGCATTGATGCTCAAGATTTTTTTGAATCTGCTGCTGGTGCTTTACAAAAAAAGTTAGACAGATGTTTTGAGATTTTAAAGATTGAGCCTCGTAATTATTCTAATATAAAAGCCCTGAAAGGTGAATTCTCAGGTTATTATCGTTATCGTGTGGGTGACTATCGAGTTATTTATGAGATTGATGATAGTTCAAAGCTGGTAACTATTTTGTTCATTGCACATCGAAGTAGAGTTTATGAGTAGGAAATTTCAGTGAATAAGAAAAGCGATCGCTCTTTTAAAGTCAATGTGGCTAGAGAGTAATCGCTTTTCATAAATATTTAATCCAAGCACCGCCTGATATTCAATCAATGATTATTAATATTAATCACTGGTGGACTTGATTGATTAGGTGGAAAAACAAAAGTAGGATTATAAATGAATGGTTGCGGATTAGGATAATATGGCTGTTGCTGTTGTGGGTAAATTTGCTGCGGATAATATGGCTGTTGCTGTTGTTGATAAGTTTGCTGCGGATAATACTGCTGTTGTGGTTGTTGATAAGGTTGTGGAGGATAAGTATTATAAGGATTTTGTTCTTGAGGCATAACTACAGGTTGTCCAGACGATTGAGGTGGATAATTTGAAGGATAGCTATTACTTGAACCTCCAGGGTAAATATTGACAGGATATAGTGAATTGCTATTAATTCCTAATGATCGTTCTATGATTACTCTACCTACCTGATCTAGAATGGGATTCAGGGGAATGGCATTAGCTGGTTGACCTGATAGGGGAACTAAGAAAGATGAACATAGCAAACAATAAACAATCTTTTTGAGCATAATATTAACATCGTATAAATAGGATTGTTTTTAAGGATTAAACAATGTTTAACCCCTAAAGAGAAATGATAAATAAGTGATATTAATTACTATCTTTATAAAAACTCACGTGCCTTCACAATGGGTACACGACGTTATTGGTAGTGACATCAAATAAAAGTGGAAGCGATACTTACTCCAGATCCAAAGCAAACTTACCCAATCTGCAATTGCAGGTATCTCGGCGACCACCCAATATCTTACCTATTGCACTGTATACCAAATGCCCTACCACGCCAAGTGGTGTAGCCGCTCATGTACCTCTTGTTCCAAGTATGCATCAGTAGTAACCAAGGCTCGTTGTTTAATCTCAATGGAATCACATGATTATATTTTGGAAGTTCACCCCGTTCAGGGTAAAAAGGTCTAGTATAAATAGTTTGCCAAGAACCTCCATTATCACTCAAACGCCCAGCTATATTAGTGGATGTACCTATAAGAGTACAGACAAATTCACCAGCTTGTTTGTCGAACAAACACGTATTAGGGTCTCTATTTCCTGTTAGTTCTATTACTGCGGGACGACCATCGAGATTGCATGACCATCGACCACTCCACTCAGCCTGATTTACGGACTGAGCAGTTGTAGGGATGGAAATCAAAGTTGCAGAAATCAAACAAACTAAGGGAATCGAAGTAATCCAACCGCTTTTCATAAATACCTCCTATTCAAGCGGGAAAAAAGCAACGATTGGCGAGTTCAACAAGGAAAAATTTTAATTTTTAGCTATCCGGTAAGTAGTTCAAGGCTTACAGCAGCATTTTTGAATTCAGTTCTTTTCTACTCTACCGAACAAATGTTTGATTTTTCATCTAGCTAATGTGAGTAAATCTCTAACAAAATGTTATGCCTTCAGCAAGATAGCTAAAGCTGTGAAAGTTAACACCATAGGTAGACATCATCACATCATTTCTATCACATCACTTCTATAAGAAGAAAATGCTTATCAAAGGTATAGCATCTATTGCTGTAGCGATAGTTTTGATTACTGCTATTGATAGATGATTCTTTTGTTAGGGGATGTTTTAACTTTTGTAAGAGGATGTTCTAAAAGTAGGGGCTATATATGAATGCTAAAAAAATATTACTGCTCGGAGTTGCCACTGTAATAACTGGTATGTCAGTGCTTGGTTTAACGCAAGAGGTTATTGCCACAGTAGGAAGAACCAGTGGTGGAACTCTCTTATTTGGTTATTGGTGCAATAATGTCACAACTTCTGAAGAAAAGGGGGTTCTGGATGGAGTCAATAAATTTCGTAATGAGGAGAAAAAAAGCTTGTTACCTTGTGATTCCATAGCATCAGAAGCAGCTAGGAGTTATAGCCAAACTATGTGCAATTATCGTCTTGCTGAAAAAGAGAGAACAATCAAGAACCGTCGTATTCTTCATACTATAAATGGCAGAAGTCCAATTGAACGACTCAGAGATGCAGGACATACTAGGTTAACTGAAGATGTAGCTGAAAATATTTTTTGGGGTTCAGGTTCGCCGGTTGAGTGGTGGAAAGGCTCTTCTGGACACAGAGCAAATATGCTAGATAGTCGTTTTACACAAATGGGAGTAGGAAGTTTTCAATGTCAGGGAGATGGCTATACCTACTGGACTCTGATTTTATTAAAAGGAAATCCCCCTTTAGTGGGAGAAAATACAATTTTCTTGCCGTGATCACAACAATTTGCTTCTTTTTGCGATCGCGTTTAAATTTCGTATCAATCTCTGTAACTGCTGCTGTCTAAGGTTTATAGCCATAGGCTGCATTTGGTGGCACGAACCTTCAATCTACGCTATTAAGTAGGTTAGCATTGAAAATTGTCGTTATGGCAAGGCAAGAGGCAAGAGGCACTCATGCAAGAATGAAGAGGTTTTGGGAGATTTTACTTTTCTTTACATACCTTTAATTTTTTATGTTCACCTACTTACGGCATCTTATCAAAATACCATTCACCAGTTCTTAACTTTTAACTCTTTCACTACTTCCGGATCACTACCGTAAATTTCACTTAAAAAACAAGAGTCGTTATGAAACCTTTATTAATAACTGCAAAAATCATATTACTCACAGCATTTTTTACTTTTCCAAGAATATCTCCAGCAAATCCTAATAATATCATTCAAATCGCACAGAACCCAAAGTGTGATCAGTTAGCAGGGCGGTATAAACAACTATCATCTTGGATGAATGAGTATCTCAAAACACATTATGGAATCAGTACGACATACGTGAGATGGTTTCAAGAAAGGCAGCAAATACAAAAACAAATGGCAGATTTGAATTGCTCCGTAGGCCCTGATCATCCTTATAATATAAATCGTCGCGAGCTACTGGAAGCTCATAATAAATATCGTCGATCAGTAGGAGTTCCACCTCTAGAATGGTCTGATGATCTAGAGCAGTCTGCTCAAAAATGGGCTAATCAAGTAGCTAATCGCCACAAAGATGGTACTGGTATAACTATGAAAGATCATAGTAGAGGGGGAGAAAATATTAGCCAAGGCTTTTTAACTGACTCGTTGACTCAGATGGTAGATGGCTGGGGTAGCGAAAAGCAAAAGTTCAGAAATGCGGTGTTCGATGCTAAGGAGAAGGGAAGTGCGATCAGTACCACTGGTAATTGGCAGAACGTTGGTCACTATACTCAAATAGTTTGGCGTAATACTCAAAAAGTAGGATGTGGACTGGCTAAAACTAATCAATATCAGTTTCTGGTTTGCCACTATGCTCCTCCAGGTAACTTACCTGGACAGAAAGCTTATTAGGGTCTAGATCAGAAGTGTTGAATGTTTATAGAGCGTGATGCTTTAACTCTTTCTATTCGATAACCAGCATAAGCTGTTTCAAAGAAGTCATCTTCGATATCTTGATTTTTGGGGTCTGAGTTACTCAGAAGCATAAAAGCACCTTTTTCATCTAGACTTTTCAAAAATTCTCGTAATCTCATCAAAGGATAAATCTTTATTACTCAAAATGCGGTATAAAATTTGCAAATTGTATAAATTAATAGTTTATCAATACCTTGTCCATTTTCTATAGGTTGGGTTAAGCGACAGCGCAACCCAACGCATTTGTTGGGTTTCATGCTTCAACCCAACCTACAAATCAAGGCTTTTTCTAATTTGGACAAGGTATTGTTTATGATTAACTTTTAATTACAAATTACTTATGAAGCGGACACCATCAGCGATTGCATTTATCAGCATCATGGCCTTTTAGCGGAATAAATTATTTATTTTCAATCAAAACCTTATATTAAGCCACAGAAAAATCACTAAACTGCCGATATTCAGGACGAATAAACCCTAAAATAATATCATCCTTTCCTACTCCTAATTCCAATAATTCCGCAGTTATTCCCCTTTCTGTACCATCCCATTCAATGCAGATTTCACCATCAATCATTCGCAAATGAAACACCACTGCATGAACTCTACCTGTTAAGTAAGTAAACAGAAAAAATTAAAGGTATGTGACGAAATGTAAATTCAATGAATGTCTTACAAATAGGTTGTTTCACCGTTTTTACAAAACTAAACATATATCGTTTTTATTATGTATACCTACTTATATAAATCCTATTTATGAAATAAACCTGCTTCTACATGAAAAAAATCTCCCAGTTTTTGCGCTAACTCTAAAGTTATTTTCTGCTTTCCATTGAAAATGTTATCAACTACGCTTTCTGAACCCAAAACCGCTTGTAAATCAACTTTGCTTTTATCAGATTGTTCCAAAAGAAATAACAACATAGATTGAGGATCATGTTGTTGATTAATCTGATAATATTCTTGTTCAAATTTTTTAATTAAAGTAATTAATAATTCATAAAGCTCATCTTCTTCAGGACAGCGTTTTCGGTGCATTAAATCTTCCACAATAGCTAAAGCTTGTTCATTTTCTGCTTCAGTTTTGATAATTTTAGGAAGATATGCTGTTAATAATTCCTTGTATTTCTCTGGATTAAAAGTAAGGGTCATTTTTCCAATTGTCCTTATCGTATTCTGCGTGAGTGAGGATATATTTAATATAAATTAATTGACCTTCGTAATCTATGCTAACAATCAAACGGTATTTATTGCCTTTAATATTGAAAACTGTAAAATTCCTAACAGCTTCAGTTTTCGGAAACACCTGCTGTACTTCAACTAAATTTGACCATTTAGCTTTACTAGCAATCTTATACCAGTTGTTCAGTGATTCCTGACAATCTGCATGATTTTCTGCATATTCTCTTACTATTCTAAAACTAATAACGTGCATCTTCTTGTTGATAACTACCAAATTTTATCCATATTCAAAACAAACCCCGGTAAAACAGCTTCACAATTCACAGTATCAGGATTTTCTAAACATTCCTCTATTTGTCCAGGACGATAAACATAAACTCGGCGATTTTTACGGTCAATTAATAAACCTAATTGTATGCCTGGTTCTTGCATATATTCCTGCATTTTCTCTTTTAAAGGCTGCAAATTATCAGAAGCTGACCTTAATTCAACCACAAAATCAGGACAAATAGGAGCAAACTTTTTTTGTTGTGCTGATATAAGTTTATTCCACCTTGATAATTTTATCCAAGAAGCATCAGGAGAGCGTTTTGCACCTGTGGAAAGTGTAAATCCTGTGCTTGATGAAAATGCTATTCCTGTTCCATTTTCATCTGTCCAATTCATTAATTGTTGAATGATTCTACCTTCTCGATTTCCTGTTTCTGAACCTGCGGGTGACATAATTGATATATCTCCAAATTGATTTCTCTCAATGCGTAAATCACGATTTAGTTGACAAAATTCAAAAAACTGATCATCTGTCATTGATGATGGCATTTGTAACATTAAGGGAGATGAAAGCATAATGATTTCCTTTAATTGATTTTATGACTACCAAATTTTCCCCATATTCAAAACAAACCCCGGTAAAACAGGTTCACAACTGACAGTATTGGGATTTTCTAAACATTCCTCTATTTCTCCAGGACGATAAACATAAACTCGGCGATTTTTGCGGTCAATTAATAAACCTAATTGTATTCCTGGTTCTTGCATATATTCCTGCATTTTCTCTTTTAAAAGCTGCCAATTATCAGAAGCTGACCTTAACTCGATGACAAAATCAGGACAAATAGGAGCAAACTTTTTTTGTTGTGCTGATGTGAGTTTATTCCATCTTGATAATTTTATCCAGGAAGCATCAGGAGAACGTTCTGCACCCGTGGACAATTTAAAACCTGTATTGGAAGAAAACCCAATTCCCGTTCCATCTTTTTCTGACCAAACACTTAGCTGTCCAATAATATGAAATTCTCGATTTCCTGTTTCTGAATCTACTGGAGACATAATTAATATATCTCCAAATTGATTTCTTTCAATGCGTAATTCCCGGTTTTCTCGACAGAAATCAAAAAACTGATCATCTGTT
The window above is part of the Dolichospermum sp. DET69 genome. Proteins encoded here:
- a CDS encoding Uma2 family endonuclease, yielding MISSPLILHFPSSMLITDDQFFDFCRENRELRIERNQFGDILIMSPVDSETGNREFHIIGQLSVWSEKDGTGIGFSSNTGFKLSTGAERSPDASWIKLSRWNKLTSAQQKKFAPICPDFVIELRSASDNWQLLKEKMQEYMQEPGIQLGLLIDRKNRRVYVYRPGEIEECLENPNTVSCEPVLPGFVLNMGKIW
- a CDS encoding type II toxin-antitoxin system RelE/ParE family toxin, producing MSNLNENINYTVVIGIDAQDFFESAAGALQKKLDRCFEILKIEPRNYSNIKALKGEFSGYYRYRVGDYRVIYEIDDSSKLVTILFIAHRSRVYE
- a CDS encoding Uma2 family endonuclease, with the protein product MLSSPLMLQMPSSMTDDQFFEFCQLNRDLRIERNQFGDISIMSPAGSETGNREGRIIQQLMNWTDENGTGIAFSSSTGFTLSTGAKRSPDASWIKLSRWNKLISAQQKKFAPICPDFVVELRSASDNLQPLKEKMQEYMQEPGIQLGLLIDRKNRRVYVYRPGQIEECLENPDTVNCEAVLPGFVLNMDKIW
- a CDS encoding type II toxin-antitoxin system HigB family toxin, which gives rise to MHVISFRIVREYAENHADCQESLNNWYKIASKAKWSNLVEVQQVFPKTEAVRNFTVFNIKGNKYRLIVSIDYEGQLIYIKYILTHAEYDKDNWKNDPYF
- the eno gene encoding phosphopyruvate hydratase, with product MTKFLDTAIEAIVAREILDSRGKPTVEAEVHLANGAIGVAQVPSGASTGTFEAHELRDGDKSRYGGKGVLKAVQNVNEVLAPKLLGLDALNQEALDRLMISLDGSPNKANLGANAILGISLAAAKAGAESLEIPLYRYLGGPLANLLPVPLMNVINGGAHASNNVDFQEFMIVPIGAPSFKEALRWGAEVFATLSKVLDDKGLLTGVGDEGGFAPNLESNQVALDLLVDAIKQAGYKPGEEVALALDVAASEFYKNGQYVYDGKPHAPSEFIDYLGQLVDQYPIVSIEDGLHEEDWQSWQLLTQKIGSKVQLVGDDLFVTNATRLQKGIEQKAANSILIKLNQIGSLTETLETIDLATRNGFRSVISHRSGETEDTTIADLAVATRAGQIKTGSLCRSERVAKYNRLLRIEHELGDRAIYAGTVGLGPK